A single genomic interval of Salinarchaeum sp. IM2453 harbors:
- a CDS encoding phosphatase PAP2 family protein, protein MLFDAEVVEAVAGGTPTWLALIFLLFSYLGSIYVIGPAMVYVYFRGDDRLTATWPGIVLGGYGLFVILKALINISRPDVASPLADVGLPPLVDQLHVLAVGFETGSFPSGHAIATVVFYGLLILDSDWKTQRLRLFLLFPLILLVGYSRVTLGVHFVGDIIGGFLIGALYLGGMVYLRQQYLQPAQVMFRVAFLIAIGAAIVEPAPDTIGLAVIAGVSVPLQQKLDEFQNTEASRYRRVSRYVRDRLLS, encoded by the coding sequence GTGCTATTTGACGCGGAGGTTGTCGAAGCTGTTGCCGGAGGAACACCAACGTGGCTTGCGTTGATTTTCTTACTGTTTTCGTATTTAGGAAGTATCTATGTTATTGGTCCAGCAATGGTGTATGTCTATTTCCGGGGGGATGACCGATTAACAGCAACATGGCCAGGAATTGTACTTGGGGGATACGGATTATTCGTTATTTTGAAGGCATTGATTAATATTTCCCGGCCAGATGTGGCGTCACCACTTGCTGATGTTGGATTACCACCGCTGGTCGATCAGTTGCATGTCCTTGCCGTGGGATTTGAAACAGGAAGTTTCCCCAGTGGCCATGCCATTGCAACCGTTGTTTTCTATGGACTGCTGATTCTCGATAGCGACTGGAAAACACAACGTCTTCGATTATTCCTGCTGTTCCCACTGATATTGTTAGTCGGATATAGCCGAGTAACGCTTGGCGTGCATTTCGTTGGAGATATCATTGGCGGATTCTTGATCGGGGCACTGTATCTCGGAGGGATGGTGTACCTGCGCCAGCAGTATCTACAACCTGCGCAAGTAATGTTCAGGGTGGCATTCCTGATCGCTATTGGAGCCGCAATTGTTGAACCAGCACCAGATACGATTGGACTTGCCGTAATTGCAGGGGTATCAGTTCCACTTCAGCAGAAACTTGATGAGTTCCAGAACACAGAAGCATCACGATATCGGCGTGTGTCACGGTATGTGCGTGACCGGTTGCTTTCCTGA
- a CDS encoding MFS transporter has product MSQEKVEVSGPIDAFRRFLSLERDVLVLSLAMFAFSLGFQMTNRFLPEYLVYLGAGGFVVGLFATLGNIIGAVYPYYGGVVSDRVGSRYALTVFGFISTIGFAVWLVSAYIPAVVVAGLTLEPWIWVFVGLFLAQCWKSFGIGGHYAIVKQSTSPDELARGFASTETFRRTAFLLAPLIVAVLVADDLIPGFLWVLVIAIVFGLLGTIAQHYLYVAKRDSIGKEFEGFGQIISDIRALPDELRPLLVADTFVRFANGMVYAFFILVITQLLDIGLTFSVPALGTIDLSPAAFFGVLLGIEMLVALLTMAPAAKLAEYVGLKPVVGLGFFVYAIFPILLIFAPENVWILLVLFAFSGLRFAGLPAHKALIVGPAEQGAGGRVTGSYYFVRGLIVIPSGVLGGFLWEFVSPELSFILASAIGMIGVVYFVLFGREFDPYQ; this is encoded by the coding sequence ATGTCACAGGAAAAAGTCGAGGTTTCTGGTCCAATCGATGCATTTCGACGGTTTCTTTCACTTGAACGAGATGTGCTGGTTCTTTCGCTTGCGATGTTTGCGTTTAGCCTTGGCTTCCAGATGACCAACCGATTCCTGCCGGAGTACCTCGTGTATTTAGGAGCCGGTGGCTTTGTGGTTGGACTTTTTGCAACACTTGGGAATATCATCGGTGCTGTCTATCCATACTACGGTGGCGTTGTTTCAGATCGCGTTGGATCGAGATATGCGCTAACCGTTTTTGGATTCATCTCGACCATTGGGTTTGCTGTTTGGCTTGTCTCCGCGTATATCCCAGCTGTCGTGGTTGCAGGTTTAACTCTCGAGCCGTGGATCTGGGTGTTTGTCGGACTTTTCTTGGCCCAGTGCTGGAAGTCATTTGGTATCGGCGGCCATTATGCGATTGTCAAGCAAAGCACCAGCCCGGATGAACTTGCACGTGGATTTGCTAGCACTGAAACATTCCGACGCACTGCGTTTTTACTCGCGCCGTTGATTGTTGCTGTGCTTGTTGCTGATGATTTGATACCCGGCTTTCTATGGGTACTTGTAATTGCCATTGTCTTTGGACTGCTTGGAACAATCGCTCAGCATTACCTCTATGTGGCAAAGCGAGATTCAATCGGCAAAGAATTCGAAGGCTTTGGGCAGATTATCAGTGATATTCGCGCACTTCCTGACGAACTTCGACCATTACTTGTCGCAGATACATTTGTCCGCTTTGCCAATGGGATGGTCTACGCGTTTTTCATCCTTGTCATCACACAACTGCTTGATATTGGGCTTACCTTTTCGGTACCAGCCCTTGGTACAATTGATCTTTCACCAGCAGCATTTTTCGGTGTCCTCCTTGGTATTGAGATGCTCGTGGCGCTGTTGACAATGGCTCCAGCAGCAAAACTCGCTGAGTATGTCGGGCTCAAGCCTGTTGTTGGGCTTGGATTTTTCGTATATGCAATCTTTCCCATCCTGCTCATTTTTGCCCCGGAAAACGTCTGGATCTTGCTTGTGTTGTTTGCGTTTTCGGGACTCCGCTTTGCAGGATTACCAGCTCACAAGGCACTGATTGTCGGACCGGCCGAACAGGGTGCAGGTGGTCGGGTTACTGGCTCGTACTATTTCGTTCGTGGCCTGATTGTTATCCCGAGCGGTGTACTTGGTGGCTTTCTCTGGGAGTTTGTCAGCCCGGAACTTTCCTTTATTCTTGCCTCTGCTATTGGCATGATTGGGGTAGTGTATTTCGTACTGTTTGGCCGTGAATTTGACCCATATCAGTAG